One Calliopsis andreniformis isolate RMS-2024a chromosome 9, iyCalAndr_principal, whole genome shotgun sequence genomic window carries:
- the Cych gene encoding cyclin H: MFPQSSQKRYWMFSDENDLTALREKTNAEFIERHGANMTLDEREEHFLSHTEERTLLRFYELQLRDFCRRFSPPMPRATVATALHYFKRFYLRNSVMDYHPKEILVTCVYLACKVEEFNVSICQFVANIKGDREKASDIILNNELLLMQQLNYNLTVHNPFRPVEGLMIDIKTRYTSLENPERLRPYIDEFLERVFLTDSVLLYAPSQVALAATLHAASRASANLDNYVTDILFSKEHLGCIIEAVRKIRSMAKCVEPPTREVVRALEKKLEKCRNQENNPDSEIYKQRMQEMLDEEDLQDNEKYAKIMQDQAAHDEKILGVSKVLSPSAL; this comes from the exons ATGTTCCCGCAGAGTTCGCAGAAAAGGTATTGGATGTTTAGCGATGAAAACGATTTGACAGCGCTCAGGGAGAAAACGAACGCTGAGTTTATCGAAAGGCATGGCGCGAATATGACG CTAGATGAAAGGGAAGAACATTTTCTGTCCCATACAGAAGAGCGTACACTATTACGCTTCTATGAATTGCAATTGAGAGATTTCTGTCGTCGATTCAGTCCTCCAATGCCACGTGCTACTGTTGCAACTGCATTGCATTATTTCAAAAGATTCTATCTGAGAAATAGTGTTATGGACTATCACCCAAAAGAGATTTTAGTCACATGTGTCTACTTGGCTTGTAAA GTCGAAGAATTCAATGTTTCTATATGTCAGTTTGTTGCCAATATCAAAGGTGACAGAGAGAAAGCATCTGACATTATACTTAATAATGAACTGCTTCTTATGCAACAGttaaattataatttaacaGTGCATAATCCATTTAGACCTGTagaaggattgatgatagacattAAG ACAAGATATACTTCTTTGGAAAATCCAGAAAGATTAAGGCCATATATTGATGAATTTTTGGAAAGGGTTTTCTTAACAGATAGCGTGCTACTGTATGCTCCAAGTCAAGTCGCATTAGCTGCAACTCTACATGCAGCATCCAGAGCATCTGCTAATCTGGACAATTATGTGACTGATATTTTGTTCTCTAAGGAACATTTGGGTTGCATAATTGAAGCAGTAAGAA aaATAAGGTCTATGGCTAAATGTGTAGAACCTCCTACAAGGGAAGTGGTAAGGGCTTTGGAAAAGAAATTAGAAAAATGTAGAAATCAGGAAAATAATCCTGACAGTGAAAT TTATAAGCAAAGGATGCAGGAGATGCTGGATGAAGAGGATTTGCAGGATAATGAGAAATATGCAAAAATTATGCAAGATCAAGCAGCCCATGATGAGAAGATTTTGGGAGTCAGCAAAGTACTGTCACCATCTGCTCTTTAA